CAGGTTAGTTTCAGCATCTTCCATCAGTACATTTTTGGTTACTCAGGGTCCTGTGTTCTCTTATGTTAATGGCAGTCTCTTGGCGAGGACGacaaggaaaatgaataaaaagccaGGGAACAGAGACATTTCTTACTTCCATTTCTGAGCGTAAAAGAGCCTGTTTTGTTCAACTTCCTGCAAGCCGGAAATCCCAGCAAGCCTGGAACACCCCACACCTAACCTCAGCATTCTGGAGAAGATTATGGAGGCAGGAGAGCAGCCCCAGGGCTGCGCGAGACGGGCGTGGCGGAGGCGTGGTTTGGTAGGGAggaggcggggcgggggcggggcgacGGCCGTTGCAGCGTGCCGGGCGGTGCAACGGAGCCCAGGGATGAAGCATCTGTCCTGTTCATGTCTGTTGTGGCTTGGACTCCTAAAGGCTACTTTCTCCCAGGGGCAAGAGGACAGCAAACTCAGGAAGCTGTGCGGCAGTGACCTGATGATAGAAATTATGAAACTCTGTGGCCGATCTTCTCAGAGCCAGATCGAGTTGAAGGAGAAAACTCCTTTGACTCAGCCCTCACACCAGGTCAAAATCGTCAGCCTTGACCAAATCCCTTCTTCGACCCCGGGAAGATTCACAAACCCACGCCCTGCATCTGCCTCAACAAAAACTTGGGGACCCCAGCCACTGCCGGACCATCAGTTTGAAAAGGCCAGCTTGCTTGCTGAGAAATCAAGAGAGTTTTCATCCCTCGATGTCAATCCCTATGTTGAGAGTGTAAAACttcaaaagaaaagcacaaacGAAATCAACACCTTCAGCAGTTTATTTTGGGGGAAACATGCCC
This Peromyscus eremicus chromosome 19, PerEre_H2_v1, whole genome shotgun sequence DNA region includes the following protein-coding sequences:
- the LOC131895860 gene encoding insulin-like peptide INSL6 gives rise to the protein MKHLSCSCLLWLGLLKATFSQGQEDSKLRKLCGSDLMIEIMKLCGRSSQSQIELKEKTPLTQPSHQVKIVSLDQIPSSTPGRFTNPRPASASTKTWGPQPLPDHQFEKASLLAEKSREFSSLDVNPYVESVKLQKKSTNEINTFSSLFWGKHAQRKHRGFSDKCCLMGCANEELAFACLPYADF